Proteins encoded within one genomic window of Cellulomonas flavigena DSM 20109:
- a CDS encoding FtsK/SpoIIIE domain-containing protein, producing MRLMITLARPGAWVADVVVDADPLTCVRDVVKNAVDGLDPSRHPCDGLDLTTLYVGRTVVDAAAPLSTSGVRDGTVVWLGGPDPTTGQAPALVTLRVVAGPDAGLVWHLGSGSHELGVDATGAVVLDLAPVVLVTLRVTLDARVHVTPWDPAPPDAAPWDLERDGLAGAHALLDGAPLPAEGTAWHGSAVLHVGARLLEVHPAAVPDAVVEPSPDGEHLDYNRPPRLLPPQRRTDFQLPPEPRAQPPAVLPWLTALLPAVGATVIALVMRNPMYLLFAAMSPIMVLGNWLSNRRGGRIGHRRRLAEHQAELARVEQEVLDALTTERADRRSASPDAAELLLVATQPRARLWERRRTDPDHLLVRVGTADLPSTLVVTEGEGHTRRQEPRTSTDVPAALSIAQAGVVGIAGPDDWPRRLARWVVAQLAVLQSPRDVQVYVLTDLEGERWWGWATWLPHVRPLLGQQSIALVGSDAETLARRVAELLDLVQGRQRARLAAGARTVLPDPDVVVVLDGALRLRALPGVVTILQEGPAVGVHCVCVDADERTLPEECTAVVVGGAGRRATLRQNRAAQVDGIRVDEVGDEWFTAVGRSLAPLRDTSTTVGEAALPSTARLLDVLDLTEPGPAAVAARWAGGGSTTRAVVGVSLDGPFSLDLAEHGPHGLVAGTTGSGKSELLQTVVASLAVANRPDAMNFVLVDYKGGAAFKDCVDLPHTVGMVTDLDPHLVQRALTSLGAELAHRERVLAAAGVKDLDDYLTLRARRGGLDPLPRLLIVIDEFASVARELPDFVSGLVSIAQRGRSLGIHLLLATQRPSGVVSAEIRANTNLRIALRVTDAGDSTDVIDSREAAGIAPNQPGRAFARLGHSALIPFQAARVGGRRALRRAEVPAPFLRPVTWADLGRPVPERPRAEQAEGEATDLSVLVRAIGLAADMLGVPPQRRPWLPALATRHVAPLADDPADPAAGDPTFVWARRDLPQRQRQDDVVVDLATFGHLHVAGAPRSGRSQTLRTIAAAACAAASVADLHVYGIDCGNGALLALTRLPHCGAVVQRTETERATRLLTRLHDEVQRRQRVLGEGGYATITEQRAAAAPGARLAHVLLLVDRWEGFTTTLGEHDGGALTEVVHTLLREGASAGVHLVVAGDHTLLGGRIASLCEDKLVLRLADRTDATLAGLNARSFPENLPPGRGLRVPGAVETQVALLADDPSGPAQVAALHALADRLVAREAHVPRAARPPRIAAMPARLTFEDAWPLVEPRPLWALLGVGGDELEPVGADLAHDAPTFLVAGPGRSGRSTLLAVMAESLLRAGVELVVGAPQRSPLRDLAGRPGVRAVLLDEAPDEALLAPLVDDGDGPVVLLDDDAEVWRDAPAREWLRRLVRRAQHDRRGVVLGGDVASVGSGFTGWQADVKKNRRGALLSPQNLADGDLAGARLTRSQLPARVVPGTALVHLGDGTYVTTQVPTAPLAPRKELV from the coding sequence ATGCGCCTCATGATCACGCTGGCCCGGCCGGGTGCCTGGGTGGCGGACGTCGTCGTCGACGCCGACCCGCTGACGTGCGTCCGGGACGTGGTGAAGAACGCGGTCGACGGCCTGGACCCCTCGCGCCACCCCTGCGACGGGCTCGACCTGACGACCCTGTACGTGGGGCGCACCGTCGTGGACGCCGCGGCACCGCTGAGCACGAGCGGCGTCCGCGACGGCACCGTCGTGTGGCTCGGCGGGCCGGACCCGACGACGGGGCAGGCGCCCGCGCTCGTCACGCTGCGCGTCGTCGCCGGGCCCGACGCGGGGCTCGTGTGGCACCTGGGGTCCGGGTCGCACGAGCTGGGGGTCGACGCCACGGGGGCCGTCGTCCTCGACCTCGCGCCCGTCGTGCTGGTGACGCTGCGGGTGACGCTCGACGCGCGCGTGCACGTCACGCCCTGGGACCCCGCACCGCCCGACGCGGCGCCGTGGGACCTCGAGCGCGACGGGCTCGCGGGCGCGCACGCGCTGCTCGACGGCGCCCCGCTGCCCGCCGAGGGCACGGCGTGGCACGGGTCGGCGGTGCTGCACGTCGGCGCGCGGCTGCTCGAGGTGCACCCCGCGGCGGTGCCCGACGCCGTCGTCGAGCCGTCGCCGGACGGCGAGCACCTCGACTACAACCGGCCGCCGCGCCTGCTGCCGCCGCAGCGCCGCACCGACTTCCAGCTGCCGCCCGAGCCGCGCGCCCAGCCGCCGGCGGTGCTGCCGTGGCTGACCGCGCTGCTGCCGGCCGTGGGCGCCACGGTCATCGCGCTCGTCATGCGCAACCCGATGTACCTGCTGTTCGCGGCGATGTCGCCGATCATGGTGCTGGGCAACTGGCTGTCCAACCGGCGCGGCGGACGCATCGGGCACCGGCGCCGCCTCGCCGAGCACCAGGCCGAGCTGGCGCGCGTCGAGCAGGAGGTGCTCGACGCGCTGACGACCGAGCGTGCCGACCGGCGCTCCGCGAGCCCCGACGCGGCCGAGCTGCTGCTCGTCGCGACGCAGCCGCGCGCCCGCCTGTGGGAGCGCCGGCGCACCGACCCCGACCACCTGCTCGTGCGGGTCGGCACGGCCGACCTGCCCAGCACGCTCGTCGTGACCGAGGGCGAGGGGCACACGCGCCGCCAGGAGCCGCGCACGTCCACCGACGTCCCCGCGGCGCTGTCGATCGCGCAGGCCGGCGTCGTCGGCATCGCCGGGCCCGACGACTGGCCGCGGCGCCTGGCGCGCTGGGTGGTCGCGCAGCTCGCGGTGCTGCAGAGCCCGCGCGACGTGCAGGTGTACGTGCTCACCGACCTCGAGGGGGAGCGCTGGTGGGGGTGGGCGACGTGGCTGCCGCACGTGCGCCCCCTGCTGGGCCAGCAGTCGATCGCGCTCGTCGGGTCCGACGCCGAGACCCTCGCGCGGCGCGTGGCCGAGCTGCTCGACCTCGTGCAGGGCCGGCAGCGGGCGCGGCTGGCGGCCGGTGCGCGCACCGTGCTGCCGGACCCCGACGTGGTCGTCGTGCTCGACGGCGCGCTGCGGCTGCGCGCGCTGCCGGGGGTCGTGACGATCCTGCAGGAGGGGCCCGCGGTGGGCGTGCACTGCGTGTGCGTCGACGCCGACGAGCGCACGCTGCCCGAGGAGTGCACGGCCGTCGTCGTCGGGGGTGCGGGCCGGCGGGCGACGCTGCGGCAGAACCGTGCCGCGCAGGTCGACGGCATCCGTGTCGACGAGGTCGGCGACGAGTGGTTCACGGCCGTGGGCCGCAGCCTCGCGCCGCTGCGCGACACCTCCACGACCGTCGGGGAGGCCGCGCTGCCGTCCACGGCGCGGCTCCTCGACGTCCTCGACCTCACCGAGCCCGGCCCGGCGGCGGTCGCGGCCCGGTGGGCCGGCGGGGGCAGCACGACACGTGCGGTCGTGGGGGTGTCCCTCGACGGGCCGTTCTCGCTCGACCTCGCCGAGCACGGGCCGCACGGCCTGGTCGCCGGGACCACGGGCTCGGGCAAGTCCGAGCTGCTGCAGACGGTCGTGGCGTCGCTCGCGGTGGCGAACCGCCCCGACGCCATGAACTTCGTGCTCGTCGACTACAAGGGCGGCGCCGCCTTCAAGGACTGCGTGGACCTGCCGCACACCGTCGGCATGGTCACGGATCTCGACCCGCACCTCGTCCAACGTGCGCTGACGTCGCTGGGCGCCGAGCTCGCGCACCGCGAGCGGGTCCTGGCGGCGGCGGGCGTCAAGGACCTCGACGACTACCTCACGCTGCGGGCGCGCCGCGGCGGGCTCGACCCGCTGCCGCGCCTGCTCATCGTCATCGACGAGTTCGCGTCCGTCGCGCGCGAGCTCCCGGACTTCGTCAGCGGCCTGGTGAGCATCGCGCAGCGCGGCCGCTCCCTCGGCATCCACCTGCTGCTCGCGACCCAGCGGCCCTCGGGCGTGGTCTCGGCGGAGATCCGCGCCAACACCAACCTGCGGATCGCGCTGCGCGTGACCGACGCGGGCGACAGCACCGACGTCATCGACTCGCGCGAGGCCGCGGGCATCGCGCCGAACCAGCCGGGCCGCGCGTTCGCGCGCCTCGGCCACAGCGCCCTCATCCCGTTCCAGGCCGCCCGCGTCGGCGGCCGGCGCGCGCTGCGCCGCGCGGAGGTGCCCGCACCGTTCCTGCGGCCTGTGACGTGGGCGGACCTGGGACGCCCGGTCCCCGAGCGGCCGCGCGCCGAGCAGGCCGAGGGCGAGGCGACGGACCTGTCGGTGCTGGTCCGCGCGATCGGGCTGGCCGCCGACATGCTCGGGGTCCCGCCGCAGCGTCGCCCGTGGCTCCCGGCGCTCGCCACGCGGCACGTCGCACCGCTCGCGGACGACCCGGCGGACCCGGCCGCGGGCGACCCGACGTTCGTGTGGGCGCGCCGCGACCTGCCGCAGCGGCAGCGGCAGGACGACGTCGTGGTCGACCTCGCGACCTTCGGGCACCTGCACGTCGCGGGCGCCCCCCGCTCGGGGCGCTCGCAGACCCTGCGGACCATCGCGGCGGCCGCGTGCGCCGCGGCGAGCGTCGCCGACCTGCACGTCTACGGCATCGACTGCGGCAACGGCGCCCTGCTGGCCCTCACCCGCCTGCCGCACTGCGGCGCGGTCGTGCAGCGCACCGAGACCGAGCGGGCGACGCGCCTGCTCACGCGCCTGCACGACGAGGTCCAGCGGCGCCAGCGCGTCCTCGGTGAGGGTGGCTACGCCACCATCACCGAGCAGCGCGCCGCGGCCGCGCCCGGGGCCCGGCTCGCGCACGTCCTGCTGCTCGTCGACCGGTGGGAGGGCTTCACCACGACGCTCGGCGAGCACGACGGCGGCGCGCTCACCGAGGTCGTCCACACGCTGCTGCGCGAGGGCGCCAGCGCCGGCGTGCACCTCGTCGTCGCGGGGGACCACACGCTGCTGGGCGGGCGCATCGCGTCGCTGTGCGAGGACAAGCTCGTGCTGCGGCTCGCGGACCGCACCGACGCGACCCTCGCGGGGCTCAACGCCCGGTCGTTCCCGGAGAACCTGCCGCCGGGACGCGGCCTGCGCGTCCCCGGCGCGGTCGAGACGCAGGTCGCGCTCCTCGCCGACGACCCGTCCGGTCCCGCGCAGGTCGCCGCGCTGCACGCGCTCGCCGACCGGCTCGTCGCCCGCGAGGCGCACGTGCCGCGCGCGGCCCGCCCGCCGCGCATCGCGGCCATGCCCGCGCGGCTGACGTTCGAGGACGCGTGGCCGCTCGTCGAACCGCGTCCGCTGTGGGCGCTGCTGGGCGTCGGCGGGGACGAGCTCGAGCCCGTCGGCGCCGACCTCGCGCACGACGCCCCGACGTTCCTCGTCGCCGGCCCCGGCCGCTCGGGGCGCAGCACGCTGCTCGCGGTGATGGCGGAGTCGCTGCTGCGCGCGGGCGTCGAGCTGGTCGTCGGTGCGCCGCAGCGCTCACCGCTGCGCGACCTCGCCGGGCGCCCCGGTGTGCGGGCGGTCCTGCTCGACGAGGCCCCCGACGAGGCGCTGCTCGCGCCGCTCGTCGACGACGGCGACGGGCCCGTCGTGCTGCTCGACGACGACGCCGAGGTGTGGCGCGACGCGCCCGCGCGCGAGTGGCTGCGGCGCCTCGTGCGGCGCGCGCAGCACGACCGCCGCGGCGTCGTGCTCGGCGGTGACGTCGCGAGCGTCGGCTCCGGCTTCACCGGGTGGCAGGCCGACGTCAAGAAGAACCGGCGCGGCGCGCTGCTCTCGCCGCAGAACCTCGCCGACGGCGACCTCGCGGGTGCGCGCCTGACCCGGTCGCAGCTGCCCGCGCGCGTCGTGCCCGGCACCGCGCTCGTCCACCTCGGCGACGGCACGTACGTCACGACCCAGGTGCCCACGGCACCGCTCGCACCACGGAAGGAGCTGGTCTGA
- a CDS encoding WXG100 family type VII secretion target, with the protein MPNLNITYAEMTESAGRLRSNKTEIDARLEDSKRLVNALVASGFVTDQASGRFDEVNTQFVTAANELMTNLETLSTWLDNAVTALQDVDSQMASSLRS; encoded by the coding sequence ATGCCGAACCTCAACATCACCTACGCCGAGATGACGGAGAGCGCGGGCCGACTGCGCTCCAACAAGACCGAGATCGACGCGCGCCTCGAGGACAGCAAGCGCCTCGTGAACGCGCTCGTCGCCTCCGGGTTCGTCACGGACCAGGCCTCGGGGCGCTTCGACGAGGTCAACACGCAGTTCGTCACCGCGGCCAACGAGCTCATGACGAACCTCGAGACGCTCTCGACGTGGCTCGACAACGCGGTCACGGCGCTGCAGGACGTCGACTCGCAGATGGCCAGCTCGCTGCGCAGCTGA
- a CDS encoding helix-turn-helix transcriptional regulator translates to MTTTPTAGYRMRIAISSPEIEARIRGVFASRGLDVVLADAPPTFEVTVLPGPGPRPAPTAVGDALQHLVGGSAARRTAPRRDVTPSARYRLTLSTVARDDAPPAPHRGHDAVADLSPRESQVMACVARGMRNTEIAAELGVTVKTVKNHVNRIFGKLGVDGRVEAVLAWQSARSAQRPSVRSSVHGVAPTGAQAVGPALAG, encoded by the coding sequence ATGACGACCACACCGACGGCCGGCTACCGGATGCGGATCGCGATCTCCAGCCCCGAGATCGAGGCGCGGATCCGCGGGGTCTTCGCGAGCCGCGGGCTCGACGTGGTCCTCGCCGACGCACCGCCGACCTTCGAGGTGACCGTCCTGCCGGGCCCCGGTCCGCGCCCCGCCCCGACGGCCGTCGGCGACGCCCTGCAGCACCTCGTCGGGGGGTCGGCGGCACGCCGCACCGCGCCGCGCCGGGACGTCACCCCGAGCGCGCGCTACCGCCTGACGCTGTCGACCGTGGCACGCGACGACGCACCCCCGGCCCCGCACCGCGGCCACGACGCGGTCGCGGACCTCTCGCCGCGCGAGAGCCAGGTGATGGCGTGCGTCGCGCGGGGCATGCGCAACACCGAGATCGCGGCCGAGCTCGGGGTCACCGTGAAGACCGTCAAGAACCACGTCAACCGGATCTTCGGCAAGCTCGGCGTCGACGGCCGCGTCGAGGCCGTGCTCGCGTGGCAGTCGGCCCGCAGCGCGCAGCGTCCGTCCGTGCGCTCGTCCGTGCACGGCGTCGCGCCGACGGGTGCGCAGGCGGTGGGTCCGGCGCTCGCCGGCTAG
- a CDS encoding AfsR/SARP family transcriptional regulator, which yields MPRTSAPPRLRLLGTPSALVADGEVDLGAPKQRAVLVALALRAGQAVGHDTLVDGTWGEGAPASARGSLHTYVSGLRRVLGPDVLRSTPTGYLLDVPAAAVDALVVEQHARRAREAHEASDLHAALSALDAALDLWPSGDVLLGVPGPFAADQRTRLAGLRVRMLVERTEVAVAAGADPASLADAADRLAAEVAGHPYDERLRCALMAALHGSGRTAAALAQYDDLRRALRGELGIDPGAATRALHARILADPRERPAARPAPAHPAASTWPPGSLSLGAPRTAPDGPAPIPPPRPRPAPPPRPAVDAHVLPAQLPPDLTAFVGRARELVEVLRAAGPDGPRVVTVVGVGGVGKTTLAVRAGHMLRDRFADGQLYVNLRGFDPRHPPVDPTAALRQLLAGLGVLSAPQQHDEVVALWRSMVADRRLLVVLDNAASTEQVEDLLPGSASCFVVVTSRERLGGLAVRHGARSVRLARFGPAEARELLEGALGADLVARETHAAGRLVELCDALPFALRIAAEQVHTGRGSTIGAMVTRLEDSRHRLDALDLDDGPSASVRGVLATSTAALDPEQLRTLCLLAALPCQSTTVRATAALVDVEPERAVRLLTDLCEHHLLEVADGRYVMHDLTRAHAAEIAGRIPDDERAAARRRLLTWYVCVLAANTHHRLLQFEPPTPRHEVPALPDGAALLRWTLAELANLTALLHEGHAHGDHELVWQAVVLMFETYYAAAGSTEWLAVLRVAARSARALGDTRALAVLLNHESVACSRLGRNDAAVARLREALDLLDGDRWWYRVSVVSNLASTLREAKEYDAALAAAHDGHALAVELGDGYYQVASGDVLCELYAELGDWRAAALHGERALAVAQAEGHQVLEANLLVNLGVAAAGLGQHDAAQDRFSQALALCAQLGDRYHEGLALFGLARLRAARDGPAGEAAARRDAQAAMDRFRQLGAEEAGSVAIFLAGLSVGVDDVLRHG from the coding sequence GTGCCACGTACCTCAGCGCCGCCGCGGCTCCGGCTCCTCGGTACCCCGTCCGCGCTGGTCGCCGACGGTGAGGTGGACCTGGGCGCGCCCAAGCAGCGCGCCGTCCTCGTCGCCCTCGCGCTGCGCGCCGGGCAGGCGGTCGGGCACGACACCCTCGTCGACGGGACGTGGGGCGAGGGCGCGCCCGCCAGCGCGCGGGGCAGCCTCCACACCTACGTCTCGGGGCTGCGCCGCGTGCTCGGCCCCGACGTGCTGCGCAGCACGCCCACCGGATACCTGCTCGACGTCCCGGCCGCCGCGGTCGACGCGCTCGTCGTCGAGCAGCACGCCCGCCGGGCGCGCGAGGCCCACGAGGCGTCCGACCTGCACGCCGCGCTGAGCGCGCTCGACGCGGCGCTCGACCTGTGGCCGTCGGGCGACGTGCTCCTCGGGGTCCCGGGCCCGTTCGCGGCCGACCAGCGCACGCGACTGGCCGGGCTGCGCGTGCGGATGCTCGTCGAGCGCACCGAGGTGGCCGTCGCCGCGGGCGCGGACCCGGCGTCCCTCGCCGACGCGGCCGACAGGCTCGCCGCCGAGGTCGCCGGGCACCCGTACGACGAGCGCCTGCGGTGCGCGCTCATGGCCGCGCTGCACGGCTCCGGGCGCACCGCCGCGGCCCTCGCGCAGTACGACGACCTGCGTCGGGCCCTGCGCGGCGAGCTCGGCATCGACCCGGGCGCGGCGACGCGTGCGCTGCACGCGCGGATCCTCGCCGACCCCCGCGAGCGCCCCGCCGCACGGCCCGCGCCCGCGCACCCGGCGGCGTCCACCTGGCCCCCCGGGTCGCTGTCGCTCGGCGCGCCGCGCACGGCGCCCGACGGCCCGGCCCCGATCCCGCCCCCACGTCCCCGCCCCGCCCCGCCCCCGCGACCGGCGGTCGACGCGCACGTGCTCCCCGCCCAGCTGCCGCCCGACCTGACCGCGTTCGTGGGCCGCGCGCGCGAGCTCGTCGAGGTGCTGCGGGCGGCGGGCCCGGACGGGCCGCGGGTCGTGACGGTCGTGGGTGTCGGCGGCGTCGGCAAGACGACGCTCGCGGTGCGGGCCGGCCACATGCTGCGCGACCGGTTCGCCGACGGGCAGCTCTACGTGAACCTGCGCGGCTTCGACCCCCGGCACCCGCCCGTGGACCCGACCGCGGCGCTGCGGCAGCTGCTCGCGGGCCTCGGTGTGCTGTCGGCACCGCAGCAGCACGACGAGGTCGTCGCGCTGTGGCGCAGCATGGTGGCGGACCGCCGCCTGCTCGTCGTCCTCGACAACGCCGCGTCGACCGAGCAGGTCGAGGACCTGCTGCCCGGGTCGGCGTCGTGCTTCGTGGTCGTGACGAGCCGCGAGCGCCTCGGCGGGCTCGCGGTGCGGCACGGCGCGCGCAGCGTGCGGCTCGCGCGCTTCGGGCCGGCGGAGGCCCGTGAGCTGCTGGAGGGTGCGCTCGGCGCCGACCTCGTCGCGCGCGAGACGCACGCCGCGGGCCGGCTGGTCGAGCTGTGCGACGCGCTGCCGTTCGCGCTGCGCATCGCGGCCGAGCAGGTCCACACCGGGCGCGGGTCGACGATCGGGGCGATGGTCACGCGGCTGGAGGACTCGCGGCACCGTCTCGACGCGCTCGACCTGGACGACGGCCCGTCGGCGTCGGTGCGGGGCGTGCTGGCGACGTCGACCGCCGCACTGGACCCCGAGCAGCTGCGCACGCTGTGCCTGCTCGCGGCCCTGCCGTGCCAGAGCACGACAGTGCGGGCGACCGCCGCGCTCGTCGACGTCGAGCCCGAGCGCGCGGTGCGCCTGCTGACCGACCTGTGCGAGCACCACCTGCTCGAGGTCGCCGACGGCCGGTACGTCATGCACGACCTGACGCGTGCGCACGCCGCCGAGATCGCCGGCCGGATCCCGGACGACGAGCGCGCCGCGGCCCGCCGCCGCCTGCTCACCTGGTACGTGTGCGTGCTGGCCGCGAACACCCACCACCGGCTCCTGCAGTTCGAGCCGCCGACGCCGCGGCACGAGGTGCCGGCGCTGCCCGACGGTGCGGCGCTGCTGCGCTGGACCCTCGCCGAGCTCGCCAACCTCACGGCGCTGCTCCACGAGGGGCACGCGCACGGCGACCACGAGCTCGTGTGGCAGGCGGTCGTGCTGATGTTCGAGACGTACTACGCGGCCGCGGGCTCCACGGAGTGGCTGGCCGTGCTGCGGGTCGCGGCGCGCTCGGCGCGTGCGCTGGGCGACACGCGCGCGCTCGCGGTGCTGCTGAACCACGAGAGCGTCGCGTGCTCGCGCCTCGGCCGCAACGACGCGGCCGTCGCGCGCCTGCGCGAGGCGCTCGACCTGCTCGACGGCGACCGCTGGTGGTACCGCGTGAGCGTCGTCAGCAACCTCGCCTCGACGCTGCGCGAGGCCAAGGAGTACGACGCGGCGCTCGCGGCCGCGCACGACGGGCACGCGCTCGCGGTCGAGCTGGGCGACGGCTACTACCAGGTCGCGTCGGGCGACGTGCTGTGCGAGCTGTACGCCGAGCTCGGCGACTGGCGGGCGGCGGCGCTGCACGGGGAGCGCGCGCTGGCGGTCGCGCAGGCCGAGGGGCACCAGGTGCTGGAGGCGAACCTGCTGGTCAACCTGGGTGTCGCGGCCGCCGGGCTGGGGCAGCACGACGCCGCGCAGGACCGGTTCTCCCAGGCGCTCGCCCTGTGCGCGCAGCTCGGCGACCGGTACCACGAGGGGCTCGCGCTGTTCGGGCTGGCGCGCCTGCGCGCGGCACGCGACGGCCCGGCGGGCGAGGCGGCGGCGCGGCGGGACGCGCAGGCCGCGATGGACCGCTTCCGGCAGCTCGGTGCCGAGGAGGCGGGCTCGGTGGCGATCTTCCTCGCCGGGCTGTCGGTCGGCGTCGACGACGTGCTGCGCCACGGCTAG
- the hisC gene encoding histidinol-phosphate transaminase encodes MLTGVSRVPVRRDLADVPAYVPGARAAVGAAAYKLSSNENPFPPLPSVVAAIADAAVDVNRYPDMHATEFGEAVAHRLGVAPESVVAGTGSVAVLGHVLTAVCEAGDEVVLPWRSFEAYPIAVTLAHARQVRVPVTADGRLDLPAMAAAVTPRTRVVLVCTPNNPTGPAVRDAELRDFLAAVPRDVLVVLDEAYVEFVRDPEAPDALALFAAHPNVVILRTFSKAYGLAGLRVGYAVARPRLASAIRTASTPFGVSHVAQLAALASLRAEPELLTRVDAIVEERTRLLTGLRAQGWDVPDSQANFVWLALGDRTTSFAERSAQAGALVRPFAGEGVRVSVGEREATDIFLEFAADHAPH; translated from the coding sequence ATGCTGACCGGCGTGAGTCGTGTCCCCGTGCGCCGTGACCTCGCCGACGTCCCCGCCTACGTCCCGGGGGCGCGCGCCGCCGTCGGGGCCGCGGCCTACAAGCTGTCGTCCAACGAGAACCCGTTCCCGCCGCTGCCGTCGGTGGTCGCCGCGATCGCGGACGCGGCCGTGGACGTCAACCGGTACCCCGACATGCACGCGACCGAGTTCGGCGAGGCGGTCGCGCACCGCCTGGGCGTCGCCCCGGAGTCCGTCGTGGCCGGCACCGGGTCCGTCGCGGTGCTGGGGCACGTGCTGACGGCGGTGTGCGAGGCGGGCGACGAGGTCGTCCTGCCGTGGCGCTCGTTCGAGGCGTACCCCATCGCCGTGACGCTCGCGCACGCGCGGCAGGTGCGGGTGCCTGTCACCGCGGACGGGCGGCTCGACCTGCCCGCCATGGCCGCGGCGGTCACCCCGCGCACGCGCGTCGTGCTCGTCTGCACGCCCAACAACCCCACCGGTCCGGCCGTGCGCGACGCCGAGCTGCGCGACTTCCTCGCCGCGGTGCCGCGCGACGTGCTCGTCGTGCTCGACGAGGCGTACGTCGAGTTCGTCCGCGACCCCGAGGCGCCCGACGCGCTCGCGCTGTTCGCCGCGCACCCCAACGTCGTGATCCTGCGCACGTTCTCCAAGGCGTACGGACTGGCGGGCCTGCGCGTCGGGTACGCGGTCGCGCGGCCGCGGCTCGCGTCGGCCATCCGCACGGCGTCGACACCGTTCGGGGTCTCGCACGTCGCGCAGCTCGCCGCGCTCGCGTCGCTGCGCGCCGAGCCCGAGCTGCTGACGCGGGTCGACGCGATCGTCGAGGAACGCACCCGCCTGCTGACGGGCCTGCGCGCGCAGGGCTGGGACGTGCCGGACAGCCAGGCCAACTTCGTGTGGCTCGCGCTCGGCGACCGCACCACGTCGTTCGCGGAGCGCAGCGCGCAGGCCGGTGCGCTCGTGCGCCCGTTCGCCGGCGAGGGCGTGCGCGTCAGCGTCGGCGAGCGCGAGGCGACGGACATCTTCCTCGAGTTCGCCGCCGACCACGCCCCCCACTGA
- a CDS encoding phage holin family protein, protein MGFVARVLISGVAIWLATVLLPGLEVVGGESTAERVGVILLIALVFGLVNAIVKPIVAVISIPLYILTLGLFTLVVNALMLMLTAWITEQTTWGLRIDNFGTAVIGALIVSVVSFVLSSVTGARKD, encoded by the coding sequence ATGGGATTCGTCGCGCGCGTGCTCATCAGCGGGGTCGCCATCTGGCTGGCCACGGTCCTCCTGCCCGGCCTCGAGGTGGTCGGTGGGGAGTCGACCGCGGAGCGGGTCGGGGTGATCCTGCTCATCGCGCTGGTGTTCGGGCTGGTGAACGCGATCGTGAAGCCGATCGTGGCGGTCATCTCGATCCCGCTGTACATCCTCACGCTCGGCCTGTTCACGCTCGTGGTCAACGCCCTGATGCTCATGCTGACGGCGTGGATCACGGAGCAGACCACGTGGGGCCTGCGGATCGACAACTTCGGCACCGCGGTGATCGGTGCCCTCATCGTGTCGGTCGTCAGCTTCGTGCTGTCGTCGGTGACGGGCGCGAGGAAGGACTGA
- a CDS encoding ATP-binding protein — translation MGVLRRPPDLFDREHEWSELAEFASSVAPGLRIALVSGRRRVGKSYLLRRLAEASTGPTLVHQARELSSGQALDPGRCRPR, via the coding sequence GTGGGTGTGCTCCGACGGCCCCCTGACCTGTTCGACCGCGAGCACGAGTGGAGTGAGCTGGCCGAGTTCGCGTCGTCGGTCGCGCCGGGTCTCCGCATCGCCCTCGTCTCAGGTCGGCGACGTGTCGGCAAGTCGTACCTGCTCCGCCGCCTGGCCGAGGCCTCGACCGGACCGACCCTCGTCCACCAGGCGCGCGAGCTCTCCAGCGGCCAGGCCCTCGACCCGGGTCGGTGTCGACCTCGATGA